The following are encoded together in the Dickeya lacustris genome:
- the metA gene encoding homoserine O-acetyltransferase MetA encodes MPIRVPDELPAVSFLRYENVFVMTSSRARTQEIRPLKVLVLNLMPKKIETENQFLRLLSNSPLQIDIQLLRIDSRESKNTPTEHLNNFYCDFEDIEHENFDGLIVTGAPLGLVDFCDVVYWPQIERIVSWAKEHVTSTLFVCWAVQAALNVLYGIPKLTREVKLSGVYSHHTLQPHALLTRGFDETFLAPHSRYADFPCDVIREHTDLEILAESDVAGAYLFASKDKRLAFVTGHPEYDALTLAGEYFRDSDAGLAPAVPENYFPHNDPQQTPRASWRSHGHLLFANWLNYYVYQITPFDLRRMNPTLD; translated from the coding sequence ATGCCGATCCGGGTTCCTGATGAGTTACCAGCGGTCAGTTTCTTGCGTTATGAAAATGTCTTTGTCATGACCTCTTCGCGCGCCAGAACGCAGGAAATTCGCCCGTTGAAGGTATTGGTGCTTAACCTGATGCCAAAGAAAATCGAGACGGAAAATCAGTTTTTGCGCCTGCTATCAAACTCTCCTTTGCAGATAGATATTCAGCTATTGCGCATCGATAGTCGCGAGTCCAAGAATACCCCAACGGAGCATCTCAATAATTTTTATTGTGATTTTGAAGATATTGAGCATGAAAATTTTGATGGTCTGATCGTAACCGGTGCCCCATTGGGATTGGTCGATTTCTGTGATGTGGTGTATTGGCCACAGATAGAGCGCATCGTCAGTTGGGCTAAAGAGCATGTTACCTCCACCCTGTTTGTCTGCTGGGCGGTTCAGGCGGCGCTCAATGTGCTTTACGGTATTCCAAAATTGACGCGAGAGGTGAAACTGTCAGGGGTTTACTCTCATCATACTTTGCAGCCTCATGCATTGTTGACGCGTGGTTTTGATGAAACCTTTCTGGCTCCCCACTCCCGCTATGCTGATTTTCCTTGTGATGTGATTCGCGAGCATACTGACTTAGAGATTCTGGCAGAGTCTGATGTGGCGGGGGCCTATCTGTTCGCCAGTAAGGATAAGCGCCTGGCGTTTGTGACCGGGCACCCTGAATATGATGCCTTGACGCTGGCTGGCGAATATTTCCGAGACAGCGATGCAGGGCTTGCGCCAGCGGTGCCGGAGAATTATTTTCCCCATAATGACCCTCAGCAAACACCTCGAGCCAGCTGGCGTAGCCATGGGCATTTACTGTTTGCTAATTGGCTGAATTATTACGTTTATCAGATAACACCGTTCGATTTGCGTCGAATGAATCCCACGTTGGATTAA
- the aceB gene encoding malate synthase A, producing the protein MTQQTVSTELQFITPFGEAERQILTPDAIAFLTELVVRFAPQQHRLLDARKLVQARIDTGELPGFILESDSIKNDDWKIRGIPADLVDRRVEITGPVERKMVINALNANVKVFMADFEDSLAPSWSKVIDGQVNLRDAVRGTISYTSDTGKIYQLNANPAVLICRVRGLHLPEKHVLWQERAVPASLFDFALYFFHNYRPLLAKGSGPYFYLPKTQSWQEAAWWSEVFSYTEAYFNLPRGTIKATVLIETLPAVFQMDEILYYLRDHIVGLNCGRWDYIFSYIKTLKNHPDRVLPDRQSVTMDKPFLSAYSRLLIKTCHRRGALAMGGMAAFIPSKDAERNGWVQEKVRQDKELEARNGHDGTWIAHPGLADTVMPVFNQWLGERANQLDVLREDDAPVTADELLAPCPGERTETGMRANIRVAVQYIEAWISGNGCVPIYGLMEDAATAEISRTSIWQWIRHGKTLSDGRVVTKVLFRQMLAQEMQVIRRELGDARFDGGRFEEAGRLMEQITTQDALIDFLTLPGYDLLA; encoded by the coding sequence ATGACGCAACAGACAGTAAGCACAGAATTACAGTTCATTACGCCATTTGGTGAGGCAGAGCGGCAGATTTTGACACCGGATGCCATCGCTTTTCTTACCGAATTGGTGGTGCGTTTTGCCCCTCAACAGCATCGCCTGCTGGACGCACGTAAATTGGTGCAGGCACGTATTGATACCGGAGAGCTGCCGGGTTTTATTTTGGAAAGTGATTCCATTAAAAATGATGACTGGAAAATTCGCGGTATTCCCGCCGATCTGGTCGATCGTCGTGTCGAAATTACCGGCCCGGTAGAGCGCAAAATGGTGATTAATGCGCTGAATGCCAACGTGAAAGTGTTCATGGCGGATTTTGAGGATTCACTGGCTCCCTCTTGGTCAAAAGTTATTGATGGGCAAGTGAATTTACGTGATGCGGTGCGCGGCACCATCAGCTATACCAGCGATACCGGTAAAATTTATCAACTGAATGCGAATCCGGCGGTGCTGATTTGCCGGGTACGCGGGCTGCACCTGCCGGAAAAGCACGTGCTGTGGCAAGAGCGCGCGGTTCCTGCCAGTTTGTTCGATTTTGCACTCTATTTTTTTCACAACTATCGCCCATTGCTGGCAAAAGGCAGCGGCCCCTATTTCTATTTGCCGAAAACCCAGTCATGGCAAGAGGCGGCCTGGTGGAGCGAGGTGTTTAGCTATACCGAGGCATATTTTAATTTGCCACGCGGCACCATCAAAGCGACGGTGCTGATAGAAACGTTACCTGCCGTTTTTCAGATGGACGAAATTCTCTATTACCTGCGCGATCACATTGTTGGGTTGAACTGCGGACGTTGGGATTACATTTTCAGTTATATCAAGACGTTGAAAAATCATCCCGATCGCGTATTGCCGGATCGCCAGTCAGTCACCATGGATAAGCCGTTTTTGAGTGCCTACTCACGTTTGCTGATTAAAACCTGCCACCGGCGTGGCGCATTGGCAATGGGGGGGATGGCGGCGTTTATTCCGAGTAAAGATGCCGAGCGCAATGGCTGGGTGCAGGAAAAGGTGCGTCAGGACAAGGAACTGGAAGCCCGCAACGGTCATGACGGCACCTGGATTGCCCATCCTGGTCTGGCCGACACGGTGATGCCGGTATTCAATCAATGGCTGGGCGAGCGTGCGAATCAGTTGGATGTGTTGCGTGAAGATGATGCTCCAGTGACCGCTGATGAACTGTTGGCCCCTTGCCCGGGCGAGCGCACTGAAACGGGAATGCGCGCCAATATTCGCGTGGCGGTGCAATACATCGAAGCCTGGATTTCCGGTAACGGCTGCGTGCCGATTTACGGGCTGATGGAAGATGCCGCCACGGCCGAAATCTCCCGTACCTCAATCTGGCAGTGGATTCGCCACGGTAAAACCCTGAGTGACGGGCGTGTTGTCACCAAGGTGCTGTTTCGCCAGATGTTAGCGCAAGAGATGCAGGTGATTCGCCGCGAGCTGGGCGATGCGCGTTTTGACGGCGGTCGCTTCGAGGAGGCAGGCCGTTTGATGGAGCAGATTACCACGCAGGATGCGTTAATCGACTTTCTCACCCTACCCGGTTACGACTTATTGGCTTAA
- the aceA gene encoding isocitrate lyase, producing MNISRTQQIEQLEQTWRAPRWEGITRPYRAEDVVNLRGSVNPACTLAQLGAEKLWALLNGASRKGYVNCLGALTGGQALQQAKAGLEAVYLSGWQVAADANLAASMYPDQSLYPSNSVPAVVQRINNTFRRADQIQWSNGIGPDDPRYTDYFLPIVADAEAGFGGVLNAFELMKSMIEAGAAAVHFEDQLASVKKCGHMGGKVLVPTQEAVQKLVAARLAADVMGVPTLLVARTDADAADLLTSDCDDYDRDFVTGERTAEGFYRTRAGVDQAISRGLAYAPYADLVWCETSTPDLALARRFAEAIHARFPGKLLAYNCSPSFNWQKNLDDSTIARFQDELSAMGYKYQFITLAGIHSMWFNMFDLAHAYAQGEGMKHYVEKVQQPEFAAIKNGYTFSSHQQEVGTGYFDKVTTLIQGGSSSVTALTGSTEEQQF from the coding sequence ATGAATATCTCTCGTACCCAACAAATCGAACAATTAGAACAGACATGGCGCGCCCCGCGCTGGGAGGGCATCACCAGGCCGTATCGTGCCGAGGATGTGGTAAACCTGCGCGGCTCGGTCAACCCGGCATGCACATTGGCGCAGCTTGGGGCCGAAAAACTGTGGGCATTATTAAACGGGGCCTCGCGTAAGGGGTACGTCAACTGCCTCGGCGCGCTGACCGGCGGGCAGGCGTTACAACAGGCGAAAGCCGGGCTGGAGGCGGTTTATCTTTCCGGCTGGCAGGTAGCGGCGGATGCTAACCTGGCGGCCAGTATGTACCCGGATCAATCGCTCTACCCGTCGAACTCGGTGCCTGCGGTGGTGCAGCGCATTAACAATACCTTCCGGCGGGCGGATCAGATCCAATGGTCGAATGGCATCGGGCCGGACGACCCGCGTTATACCGACTATTTTTTGCCGATTGTGGCGGATGCCGAAGCCGGTTTTGGCGGTGTACTCAATGCGTTTGAGCTGATGAAATCGATGATTGAGGCTGGTGCGGCGGCGGTGCATTTCGAAGACCAGCTCGCCTCGGTGAAGAAGTGTGGTCACATGGGCGGCAAGGTGTTGGTGCCGACGCAAGAAGCGGTGCAAAAACTGGTGGCGGCAAGGCTGGCAGCCGATGTCATGGGGGTGCCGACGCTGTTGGTCGCGCGAACCGATGCCGACGCCGCCGACCTGCTGACGTCTGATTGCGATGACTATGACCGTGATTTTGTTACCGGTGAGCGCACGGCGGAAGGCTTCTATCGAACCCGTGCTGGGGTAGATCAGGCCATCAGTCGAGGCCTGGCTTATGCGCCTTATGCCGATTTGGTGTGGTGTGAAACCTCAACGCCCGATCTGGCGTTAGCCCGACGTTTTGCCGAGGCCATTCACGCGCGTTTCCCCGGTAAGTTGCTGGCGTATAACTGCTCGCCATCCTTTAACTGGCAGAAGAATCTGGATGACAGCACCATTGCCCGCTTTCAGGATGAACTGTCGGCGATGGGCTACAAGTACCAGTTCATCACCCTGGCCGGTATTCACAGCATGTGGTTCAACATGTTCGACCTGGCGCATGCCTACGCACAGGGCGAGGGCATGAAACATTACGTTGAAAAAGTGCAGCAACCGGAGTTTGCCGCCATCAAAAACGGCTACACCTTCTCCTCGCACCAGCAGGAGGTGGGAACCGGGTATTTCGACAAAGTCACCACCCTGATTCAGGGCGGGTCATCATCGGTCACGGCGTTGACCGGTTCGACGGAAGAACAGCAGTTCTAA
- the aceK gene encoding bifunctional isocitrate dehydrogenase kinase/phosphatase produces the protein MNRGREQLVAQTILQGFDAQYGRFLEITAGAQQRFEQADWHGVQQAMKQRIQLYDHHVGLVVAQLACISEQRCYDAAFVARVKQRYTALLPDYPRFEIAESFFNSVYCRLFHHRELTPDKLFIFSSQPPQPVGAMVRPLARTYHPHHGWQAMLTGVLTALPLRLEWENLARDVDYILRSLAETFSSPALAAASLQVANELFYRNKAAWLVGKLVLPQGIFPFLLPIHRTEHGTLFIDTCLTHPADASIVFGFARSYFMVYAPLPCALVAWLRDILPGKTTAELYLAIGCQKHSKTEYYREYLNFIARTREQFVSAPGVKGMVMLVFTLPGFDRVFKVIKDNFAPQKEVSEARVRACYQLVKEHDRVGRMADTQEYENFVLEKARISTALLEELWREVPGKLDDLGDRLVIRHLYMERRMTPLNLYLEQVSGQALRDVIEEYGNAIRQMAAANIFPGDMLFKNFGVTRHGRVVFYDYDEICYMTEVNFRDLPPPRDIADEMAAEPWYSVGPNDVFPQEFRQFLCSDPKVQALFEALHGELFQADYWRGLQQRIRAGHIDDVYAYRRRKRFCQRYADSINVTELINVKHG, from the coding sequence ATGAACCGGGGTCGAGAGCAACTGGTGGCGCAGACCATTTTGCAGGGCTTTGATGCGCAATACGGGCGGTTTCTGGAAATTACCGCAGGCGCGCAGCAGCGTTTTGAGCAGGCGGACTGGCACGGCGTGCAGCAGGCGATGAAACAGCGCATTCAGCTTTATGACCACCATGTCGGGCTGGTGGTGGCGCAACTGGCGTGTATTAGCGAGCAGCGCTGTTATGACGCCGCATTCGTCGCGCGCGTAAAACAGCGGTATACCGCCTTGTTACCGGACTACCCCCGTTTTGAGATTGCCGAAAGCTTTTTCAACTCGGTGTATTGCCGGTTATTTCACCACCGCGAGCTGACGCCGGATAAGCTGTTTATTTTCAGCTCCCAGCCGCCACAGCCCGTTGGCGCAATGGTGCGCCCGCTGGCGCGTACCTATCACCCCCATCACGGCTGGCAGGCAATGCTGACGGGCGTATTGACGGCATTGCCGCTACGCCTGGAGTGGGAAAATCTGGCGCGTGATGTCGATTATATTCTGCGCTCGCTGGCTGAAACGTTTTCAAGCCCGGCGCTGGCGGCGGCTTCGCTTCAGGTGGCCAATGAGCTGTTTTACCGCAATAAAGCGGCATGGCTGGTGGGAAAACTGGTGTTGCCGCAGGGGATTTTCCCGTTTCTGCTGCCGATTCATCGCACGGAGCACGGCACGCTGTTTATCGATACCTGCTTAACTCACCCTGCCGATGCCAGCATCGTATTTGGGTTCGCGCGCTCTTATTTTATGGTTTACGCGCCGCTGCCCTGCGCGCTGGTGGCCTGGCTGCGCGATATTTTACCGGGTAAGACCACCGCCGAGCTGTATCTGGCGATTGGCTGCCAGAAGCACAGCAAAACCGAATATTACCGTGAGTACCTGAATTTTATTGCCCGCACCCGCGAGCAATTTGTCAGCGCGCCGGGTGTGAAAGGGATGGTGATGCTGGTGTTTACCCTGCCGGGTTTTGACCGGGTATTTAAAGTGATTAAGGATAACTTCGCGCCGCAAAAAGAGGTCAGTGAGGCGCGGGTGCGGGCCTGCTACCAACTGGTGAAAGAGCATGATCGCGTCGGTCGTATGGCCGATACGCAAGAATATGAAAACTTTGTGCTGGAAAAAGCGCGCATCAGCACCGCGTTGCTGGAAGAGCTGTGGCGCGAGGTGCCCGGCAAGCTTGATGACCTGGGCGATAGGCTGGTGATTCGTCATCTGTATATGGAACGGCGGATGACGCCGCTGAACCTCTATCTGGAGCAGGTGAGCGGGCAGGCGCTGCGCGATGTGATTGAGGAGTACGGCAATGCGATTCGCCAGATGGCGGCGGCCAATATTTTTCCCGGCGACATGCTGTTTAAAAACTTCGGCGTCACCCGCCATGGCCGGGTGGTGTTTTATGACTACGACGAAATCTGTTACATGACCGAGGTGAACTTCCGCGATCTGCCACCGCCGCGTGACATCGCCGATGAAATGGCCGCCGAACCCTGGTATAGCGTGGGGCCCAATGATGTCTTCCCACAGGAGTTTCGCCAGTTTTTGTGCAGTGACCCGAAGGTGCAGGCGCTGTTTGAGGCTCTGCACGGCGAGTTGTTCCAGGCCGATTACTGGCGGGGGTTACAGCAGCGTATTCGCGCCGGTCATATCGACGATGTCTATGCGTACCGGCGCAGAAAACGCTTTTGTCAGCGCTATGCTGACTCAATCAACGTTACTGAATTAATCAACGTGAAACACGGCTGA
- the iclR gene encoding glyoxylate bypass operon transcriptional repressor IclR has protein sequence MTASEPAKRGKKPRAASATVPVQPAGQVQSLTRGLTLLEYIARANGSIALTDLAQQAGLPNSTTHRLLTTMQQQGFVRQVGDLGLWTIGTQAFIVGSSFLQSRNLLTLVHPMLRQLMEDSGETVNLAVLDATDHQAIIIDQVQCRALMRMSAPIGGKLPMHASGAGKAFLAQLPEEKIAQLLHRKGLHSYTTHTLGAQTLKDNLAVIRRQGYALDDEEHALGLRCVAACILDEHHEAFAAISISGPVSRMTDDRLTELGALVIKAAKSITYQYGGTR, from the coding sequence ATGACTGCTTCCGAACCCGCCAAACGTGGCAAAAAACCCCGGGCCGCCAGTGCCACTGTGCCTGTTCAGCCCGCCGGACAAGTGCAATCACTGACGCGGGGCCTGACATTGCTGGAGTACATCGCCCGCGCCAACGGCAGCATCGCTTTAACGGATTTGGCACAGCAGGCGGGGCTACCCAACTCGACGACCCACCGGTTGTTGACCACCATGCAGCAACAGGGGTTTGTACGTCAGGTGGGAGACCTGGGGTTATGGACTATCGGCACGCAGGCGTTCATTGTCGGCAGCAGTTTTTTGCAAAGCCGCAACCTGCTCACGCTGGTACACCCGATGCTGCGCCAATTGATGGAAGACTCCGGCGAAACGGTCAACCTCGCGGTACTGGATGCCACCGATCATCAGGCGATTATTATCGACCAGGTGCAGTGCAGAGCATTAATGCGTATGTCCGCGCCCATCGGCGGCAAATTGCCGATGCATGCCTCCGGCGCGGGCAAAGCGTTTCTGGCGCAGTTGCCGGAAGAAAAAATCGCTCAGTTGCTGCACCGCAAAGGGCTGCACAGTTACACCACCCACACGCTGGGGGCGCAGACGCTCAAAGACAATCTGGCGGTGATTCGGCGTCAAGGCTACGCGCTGGATGACGAAGAGCACGCGCTGGGCCTGCGCTGCGTGGCCGCCTGTATTCTGGATGAGCATCACGAAGCCTTCGCCGCCATCTCTATTTCAGGCCCGGTGTCACGCATGACGGATGATCGCCTCACCGAGCTGGGCGCGCTGGTTATCAAAGCGGCAAAAAGTATTACCTATCAATACGGTGGTACGCGCTGA